GCAGCGTCGCCAGTTCGTCCGGCTCGATGTCTGCGGCGGCGATCGCGGGGACGACGCCGGCGCGCTGCCCCGCGGCGCCCAGCAGCGTCAGGGCGTCGAGAACCTCGCTGCGACGCGCGTCGTCCTCGGCGGGGAGGGTCCCGAGGTTCGTCACGAGGACGCCGCCTCCCAGCTTCGACGCCAAGCCGATCGCAGCCGTGACCGCCTCGATTCGCCGCTCGAAGTCCTGCGGGGCGAGCAGCCCGCGGCGGGTGGCGAGTGCAGCGCCGGCGACCCGCAGATTCGCTTCTTCCAGCATTTTCCGCACCTGCCGGAGGGCGGTGCCGGTCATGTCGGCTGGGCGGAGTTCATCGCGGGCGTCGATTTGCACGCCGTCGACCCCCGCGGCGGCGGCGATGTGCAATGCTTTCCGGAAGGGTTGTCCGAGCACGCTGGTCGCCGCGGCGATTCGGACTGCCGTCACGGTGCGATCTCCCCCTTGCGACCAGCCCCCGGCGCCACGGCGTTGCCGTACGCACGGCCCGGCGGGCAGTTTGTT
The window above is part of the Pirellulales bacterium genome. Proteins encoded here:
- a CDS encoding sugar phosphate isomerase/epimerase; protein product: MTAVRIAAATSVLGQPFRKALHIAAAAGVDGVQIDARDELRPADMTGTALRQVRKMLEEANLRVAGAALATRRGLLAPQDFERRIEAVTAAIGLASKLGGGVLVTNLGTLPAEDDARRSEVLDALTLLGAAGQRAGVVPAIAAADIEPDELATLLAELPEGTLGLDFNPGDLIAHGCTPREWLDRLGPHVVHFTAADAVPGIGGATAIQVELGRGVADVHELVARLLEQYGYRGWATAGRRGSASPEQELHDAAAFIRSCGH